One genomic window of Spirochaetia bacterium 38H-sp includes the following:
- a CDS encoding protein-L-isoaspartate O-methyltransferase encodes MNITKLFIPLEYVLIFFLGLLMGIVSVTGFLLSSMSSVEKVVSYEEVKAREIVRQAIEETARKDAPEYGYSYEASDEFDYDAPAFAASMPVDTKETWLNWMLEHRDESVEFLNKRWELAQSFVKSGELKRLEDLRAFLLTPREHFVRKANKGKEYADTWLPIGYGATITDPDVVSMMTTTLNISPDDKVLEIGTGSGYQSAILSNLTRHVYTIEIIKPLYVETHNLYLSLSDKYPNYKNINRKLGDGYYGWEKHAPFDKIIITCGIDHIPPVLLKQLKVGGIMVLPLGPPGRQYIMEIRKKKDENGNIVLTRRDVYNGLSVRFIPFRDEKGQAYYQSVGEEEQEK; translated from the coding sequence ATGAATATAACAAAGCTGTTTATACCTCTTGAGTATGTGCTGATATTTTTTCTTGGTCTGCTCATGGGCATTGTTTCTGTGACAGGTTTTTTGCTTTCTAGTATGTCTTCTGTAGAAAAAGTAGTTTCTTATGAAGAAGTAAAGGCACGTGAGATTGTAAGGCAGGCCATAGAAGAGACTGCAAGAAAAGATGCTCCGGAATACGGATATTCTTATGAGGCAAGCGATGAGTTTGACTATGATGCACCTGCTTTCGCTGCTTCCATGCCAGTGGATACCAAGGAAACCTGGCTCAACTGGATGTTGGAACACAGGGATGAGTCAGTTGAGTTTCTCAACAAGAGGTGGGAGCTTGCGCAATCCTTTGTAAAATCCGGCGAGCTAAAGCGCTTGGAAGATCTGCGGGCATTTCTGCTTACTCCGCGAGAACACTTTGTAAGAAAGGCCAACAAAGGCAAAGAATATGCGGATACATGGCTTCCTATAGGTTATGGTGCAACAATAACTGATCCTGATGTCGTATCGATGATGACTACAACACTCAATATATCTCCTGATGACAAGGTTCTGGAGATTGGCACAGGCTCCGGCTACCAGTCTGCTATCTTGTCCAACCTCACTAGACATGTATATACAATAGAAATAATAAAACCCTTATATGTGGAAACCCACAATCTTTATCTCAGTCTTTCCGATAAGTATCCCAACTACAAAAACATAAACAGAAAGCTGGGAGATGGATATTACGGATGGGAAAAACATGCTCCCTTTGATAAAATAATAATAACCTGCGGAATAGACCATATCCCGCCTGTATTGTTAAAGCAGCTCAAAGTTGGTGGTATCATGGTTCTTCCTCTGGGTCCTCCAGGTCGGCAGTACATAATGGAAATAAGAAAGAAAAAAGACGAGAACGGGAACATAGTCCTTACGAGAAGGGATGTGTATAACGGGCTCAGTGTGAGGTTTATACCCTTCCGTGACGAAAAAGGTCAGGCTTATTACCAATCGGTAGGAGAGGAAGAACAGGAAAAATAA
- a CDS encoding LysM peptidoglycan-binding domain-containing protein: MMWLFDEEVKKRPSFAKKKRNKKHINPMGQSMNTDLYKKVFKKISYYVGNFFVFILRLMWSFFKKVPWGIVSTVLIVAFAISIVVYSVTASDLPPDSVSAQLASATSEPSFSEPPEAVILSSEDEIKSLDVLGAGAQKQDRIEDIEYVIRSGETLSEIAFSYDIDADILAAYNGIENYNYIKAGDKIKIPSYVTEKKFRISYKRQKTKEALKKLPLNIAYTIIDDGDQNGSTITVQFALKDITGDAIKEAKWDFGDGNKAAKLEPAHNYRSPGVYDVRLVAVASDGTVYDSGVVKVDVPDPTVLHSSQNTRFITLPNPDDDFSFPGKVIMVAGYSSVESSPVKIIDTAAGATTVSFEKPGYYGITVEEQEGNQYYSVFVSPVPSMHVDASLDTRVLGVNWYRTQFNTGTSSNCGPASASMAIGWATGEYFSVYNVRQIVGWKGDGATSFADLLKAIRVRGINDAAIVRLRDFNDLKEVIDNGDVAIILIHTGGISMVKGNPATDLFGKYYNDSVGHYIVVKGYSLDGKYLVINDPIPSDWASNSWRYPDGISMIGRNRYFSTQEVFNSLRTYNMIVVPRKK; this comes from the coding sequence ATGATGTGGCTTTTTGATGAAGAGGTAAAAAAAAGACCCTCCTTTGCCAAAAAGAAGCGAAACAAAAAACATATAAATCCAATGGGACAGTCCATGAATACTGATTTGTATAAAAAAGTTTTTAAAAAAATATCCTATTATGTAGGTAATTTCTTTGTATTTATTTTAAGACTAATGTGGTCTTTCTTCAAGAAGGTTCCGTGGGGAATTGTTTCTACTGTGCTTATAGTGGCTTTTGCCATAAGTATTGTGGTATACAGTGTTACTGCTTCTGATTTGCCCCCGGACAGTGTCTCTGCCCAGCTTGCCTCAGCTACTTCAGAGCCTTCTTTCTCCGAGCCGCCGGAGGCTGTGATTTTATCCAGCGAGGATGAGATAAAGTCGCTTGATGTTTTGGGTGCTGGTGCGCAGAAACAGGACAGAATTGAAGATATTGAGTATGTGATAAGAAGCGGTGAGACTTTGTCAGAGATAGCTTTTAGCTATGATATAGATGCAGATATCCTTGCTGCCTATAATGGTATTGAGAATTATAATTATATTAAGGCGGGTGATAAGATAAAGATTCCGTCTTATGTCACGGAGAAGAAGTTTCGCATATCATATAAGAGGCAGAAGACTAAAGAGGCTCTTAAGAAACTTCCTCTCAATATTGCATATACGATAATAGATGATGGCGACCAAAATGGCAGCACAATTACGGTTCAGTTTGCTTTAAAGGATATAACAGGAGATGCTATAAAGGAGGCAAAGTGGGACTTTGGTGATGGTAATAAGGCTGCCAAGTTAGAGCCTGCCCACAACTACAGAAGCCCGGGTGTTTACGATGTCAGGCTTGTTGCTGTTGCTTCCGATGGCACTGTCTATGACTCAGGTGTCGTAAAAGTGGATGTTCCAGACCCCACTGTACTTCACAGCAGCCAGAATACGCGGTTTATAACACTTCCCAATCCTGATGATGATTTTAGTTTTCCGGGGAAGGTTATAATGGTTGCAGGTTATTCTTCTGTGGAGAGTTCTCCTGTAAAGATTATAGATACTGCTGCTGGTGCTACAACCGTTTCTTTTGAAAAACCAGGTTATTATGGCATAACAGTAGAGGAACAAGAGGGCAATCAGTATTATTCTGTATTTGTAAGTCCGGTTCCATCCATGCATGTTGATGCTTCTCTTGATACAAGAGTTTTGGGGGTAAACTGGTACAGGACACAGTTTAATACCGGTACATCTTCCAACTGTGGACCTGCTTCTGCATCTATGGCTATAGGCTGGGCTACAGGAGAATATTTTTCCGTATACAATGTTAGACAGATTGTGGGATGGAAGGGCGACGGTGCTACAAGCTTTGCAGATTTGTTAAAGGCGATAAGAGTACGTGGAATAAATGATGCAGCTATAGTAAGGCTTAGAGACTTTAATGATCTCAAAGAAGTTATAGATAACGGCGATGTTGCAATCATTCTCATACACACTGGTGGAATCAGTATGGTAAAAGGTAATCCGGCAACGGACCTTTTTGGCAAATATTATAATGATTCCGTAGGACATTATATAGTTGTAAAAGGATATTCTCTTGATGGTAAGTATCTTGTTATAAACGACCCTATCCCTAGTGACTGGGCTTCCAACAGCTGGAGATATCCTGATGGTATCAGTATGATAGGTCGTAACAGATACTTTAGTACGCAGGAAGTGTTTAACTCTCTCAGAACATATAATATGATTGTTGTACCAAGAAAAAAATAA
- a CDS encoding ATP-binding protein, with protein MSAISNLIKWFYHIIIPQGKFDEEQKRRIITLHGISFLGILVLSIFTINDIFSGLPAFAIVTGSTILIVIAILAYFRISKNIDLAGTAISILMFALYAYLVIDFGDNGSAIMWIFTYPIIANFLAGVSMGSILSTVFILTLGSMLFLHPTLRDGFALGFSIRAIGSYLVVFLFSVIYERARISAHKNLDDARRNLAEAKSYTDTILGSVNEGLFLIDKNFIIQQGYSDFTETLLAEESPEGKSFLDIMRHKVDPNLYASISDYLAMWFQGKVNPTLLAEINPLERAAIIMKKDGIPEEVFYSFLFYPVNDTDGNINQLLITVKDITEEVRLARKLEAEEAKKAREMEELFQIIHVDADIMREFITDAEEELEYANKLLKDTRVANKSVFIELFQSIHAIKGNALLLGLEKVGQSLHKTEEKIKELIESNNPGWDAMLDCTLLIRQVSMEINTIKELINKIMTFQSKTLEGVDKGLLPRAIVNSAEKEAERNGKKVEIVFKNFDTARIAEKDRRHIKDILIQLVRNAVAHGIEKPEERALSNKKEKGTIEISMEKEGENTVIRIKDDGRGLDLEQIKQKALEKGIIKTDQSDSLSPSQILGCIFNPGFSTSSTADLTSGRGMGMSLVKKRVQQLKGNLKLSYKKGEGTCFSIFIPTAVTEKQPAK; from the coding sequence ATGAGTGCGATAAGCAATCTAATAAAGTGGTTTTATCACATTATTATACCACAAGGGAAATTTGATGAAGAACAAAAGAGAAGAATCATAACTCTTCATGGTATCTCCTTTTTGGGTATTTTGGTTCTTTCTATTTTTACCATAAATGATATTTTTTCTGGTTTACCTGCTTTTGCTATTGTAACTGGCAGCACTATTTTGATTGTCATAGCCATTCTTGCATACTTTAGGATAAGCAAAAATATTGATTTAGCCGGAACAGCTATATCCATTCTGATGTTTGCCCTATATGCCTATCTTGTTATAGATTTTGGTGATAACGGTTCTGCTATTATGTGGATTTTTACATATCCCATTATTGCCAACTTTCTTGCTGGTGTAAGCATGGGTTCTATTCTGTCTACTGTGTTTATTCTCACTCTGGGCTCCATGCTTTTTCTTCATCCTACTCTTAGAGATGGATTTGCGCTTGGTTTTTCCATTAGAGCAATAGGCTCCTATCTTGTTGTCTTTCTTTTCTCCGTTATATATGAGAGAGCTCGTATTTCCGCTCACAAGAATCTAGATGATGCTCGCCGTAATCTTGCTGAGGCAAAATCATATACGGATACGATTCTGGGTAGTGTAAATGAAGGTTTATTTCTCATAGATAAGAATTTTATAATTCAACAGGGGTATTCTGATTTTACAGAAACTTTGCTTGCAGAAGAATCCCCAGAAGGGAAATCATTTCTGGATATCATGAGGCACAAGGTAGATCCCAACCTGTATGCTAGCATATCCGATTATCTTGCAATGTGGTTTCAGGGCAAGGTCAACCCCACTCTTCTGGCAGAGATCAATCCTCTAGAACGTGCAGCAATTATAATGAAAAAAGATGGTATTCCAGAGGAAGTATTTTATTCTTTTCTTTTTTATCCGGTAAACGATACGGACGGTAATATAAATCAGCTACTCATAACAGTAAAGGATATAACAGAAGAAGTAAGGCTTGCCAGAAAACTGGAAGCAGAAGAGGCAAAAAAAGCAAGAGAGATGGAAGAGCTTTTTCAGATTATACACGTTGATGCGGATATCATGAGAGAGTTTATAACAGATGCGGAAGAAGAACTGGAATATGCTAATAAGCTTCTTAAGGATACGAGGGTTGCTAACAAGTCCGTGTTTATAGAGCTTTTCCAGTCTATCCATGCTATCAAGGGCAATGCTCTTCTGTTGGGTCTTGAGAAGGTAGGACAATCGCTACATAAGACAGAAGAGAAAATAAAGGAACTTATAGAAAGCAATAATCCGGGCTGGGATGCCATGCTGGACTGTACACTTCTTATAAGACAGGTCTCAATGGAGATAAATACTATAAAAGAGCTTATAAATAAAATAATGACATTCCAGAGCAAGACTCTTGAGGGAGTTGATAAAGGGCTGCTACCCAGGGCAATAGTAAACAGTGCGGAAAAAGAAGCGGAGAGAAATGGCAAAAAAGTGGAAATTGTTTTTAAAAACTTTGATACTGCAAGAATTGCGGAAAAGGACAGGAGACATATCAAGGACATTCTCATACAGCTTGTAAGAAATGCCGTTGCACATGGTATAGAAAAACCGGAAGAAAGAGCATTATCCAATAAAAAAGAAAAAGGAACAATAGAAATATCCATGGAAAAAGAAGGAGAAAACACTGTCATACGCATAAAAGATGATGGTAGAGGACTGGACCTGGAACAAATAAAGCAAAAAGCTTTGGAGAAAGGAATAATAAAGACTGACCAATCCGACAGCCTTAGCCCATCTCAAATACTGGGCTGTATCTTTAATCCAGGATTCTCCACGAGCAGTACTGCCGACCTTACATCAGGAAGAGGTATGGGTATGTCTCTTGTAAAAAAGAGGGTACAACAGCTAAAGGGAAATCTAAAACTAAGCTACAAAAAGGGAGAAGGCACCTGTTTTTCCATATTCATACCAACTGCTGTAACAGAAAAACAACCAGCAAAGTAG
- a CDS encoding chemotaxis protein CheX has translation MEKAQIIPFIEATLGACKDFFGTTAQVGVPYLMSKEDSNSWDVSAFIGISGDSKGLVVISFPADVACKLTSMLVGTDINDVNDDVVDTIGEAVNIIAGNAKKGYESYRLSISLPSVTKGKNHKLAWPDFSSPIIGIPFTTDAGEFLLSVALEEIIR, from the coding sequence ATGGAAAAAGCACAAATAATACCTTTTATAGAAGCTACATTGGGTGCCTGTAAGGATTTCTTTGGCACAACAGCACAGGTGGGGGTTCCATACCTTATGAGTAAGGAGGACAGTAATTCCTGGGATGTATCTGCTTTTATAGGGATATCGGGAGACAGTAAGGGGCTCGTCGTTATAAGCTTTCCCGCTGACGTGGCCTGCAAGCTCACATCAATGCTAGTAGGTACCGATATAAATGATGTAAACGATGACGTAGTGGATACGATAGGAGAGGCTGTAAATATCATTGCAGGTAATGCAAAGAAGGGATATGAGTCATACAGGCTGTCCATTTCACTGCCTTCCGTAACTAAGGGCAAAAATCATAAGCTGGCATGGCCTGATTTTTCTTCTCCTATAATCGGCATACCTTTTACAACCGATGCGGGTGAGTTTTTACTTTCCGTTGCTTTGGAGGAGATTATCCGCTAG
- a CDS encoding response regulator yields the protein MTVVIVDDSRIMRNIVKSTLDSYPEFAGSEYLEASNGADAFEIINSKKVDLLLLDWNMPQLNGLELTKKLRADKRFSSLPIIMVTSEAAKYNVIEAVKEGVDDYIVKPVKEDELLKKVKRVLEAK from the coding sequence TTGACTGTTGTAATTGTCGATGATTCCAGAATAATGCGTAATATCGTAAAAAGCACTCTGGATTCTTATCCCGAGTTTGCCGGATCGGAATATCTTGAAGCTTCTAACGGTGCGGATGCTTTTGAGATAATAAACAGTAAAAAGGTCGATCTTTTGCTGCTAGACTGGAATATGCCCCAGCTCAACGGGCTGGAGCTGACAAAAAAGCTGAGAGCTGATAAGCGATTTTCTTCTCTTCCTATTATAATGGTAACTTCCGAGGCTGCAAAATACAATGTTATAGAAGCGGTCAAAGAGGGGGTGGACGATTATATCGTAAAACCTGTAAAGGAAGATGAATTATTAAAAAAAGTTAAAAGAGTACTGGAGGCAAAATAA
- a CDS encoding glycoside hydrolase family 130 protein, whose translation MTVKRLGIQLLPQPEKVVLRFFSPGEKERIEHIIARVFTMTDREVEEELRTVIEKFDYHHDQLEEILAKNYKKISRFIFTDREPDDRRKLFIGSLFTSEYSIEAAALFNPSIVVHPDQSNLPEDSIRFILSLRATGEGHISSLVFRQGVMHKDGSIIIEDSGQRYVIPPHIVENTQYNRELFIAQLKEQRLYNIFAEALFAEMPEIFGYRRLIEAIENLREAEALHSEEFLRTLESIEWFASFNQEVYFDPDIPMDMRIISPSIVVDLKGLEDARFVKFIDDKGIPTYYATYTAYDGRSFSPQLLATKDFNHFRFISLTGKAVKNKGFALFPKKIGGRYCMIGRQDNENITIMFSENINFWNEYRIILRPKYSWEIIQLGNCGSPIETDAGWLLFTHGVGPMRHYSMGAVLLDKEKPYKVIGRLKRPFLEAQADERSGYVPNVIYSCGALQHKDKLLIPYAMSDYITSFAEVETDELVKQILKDGN comes from the coding sequence GTGACAGTAAAAAGATTGGGAATTCAACTCTTGCCACAACCAGAAAAAGTAGTACTGAGATTCTTTTCTCCGGGAGAAAAAGAAAGAATAGAGCATATAATAGCGCGTGTCTTTACGATGACAGACCGGGAAGTGGAAGAAGAGCTAAGAACAGTGATAGAAAAATTCGATTATCACCATGATCAACTAGAAGAAATACTGGCAAAAAATTATAAAAAGATATCCAGATTTATATTTACAGACAGAGAACCTGATGACAGAAGAAAACTCTTTATAGGCAGCCTCTTTACAAGTGAATACTCTATAGAAGCTGCGGCGTTGTTTAATCCATCTATAGTAGTACACCCGGATCAGAGCAATCTTCCGGAAGATAGTATAAGATTTATACTATCTTTGAGAGCTACGGGAGAAGGACATATCTCTTCTTTGGTATTTCGTCAGGGAGTGATGCATAAAGATGGAAGTATAATAATAGAAGACAGTGGACAGCGCTATGTTATTCCTCCTCATATCGTGGAGAATACTCAGTATAATAGAGAATTATTTATTGCTCAGCTAAAAGAACAGAGATTATATAACATCTTTGCTGAAGCATTGTTTGCAGAAATGCCGGAGATATTTGGTTATAGGAGGCTTATAGAAGCCATAGAAAACCTGAGGGAAGCAGAGGCCTTGCATTCGGAAGAATTCTTGAGAACCTTAGAATCGATAGAGTGGTTTGCCAGCTTTAACCAGGAAGTTTATTTTGATCCTGATATTCCTATGGATATGCGCATAATCTCTCCTTCGATAGTAGTGGATCTAAAAGGTCTTGAAGATGCCAGGTTTGTAAAGTTTATCGATGACAAAGGCATACCTACATATTATGCAACTTATACAGCTTATGATGGCAGAAGTTTTTCTCCTCAGCTTCTTGCAACAAAAGATTTTAACCACTTTCGGTTTATTTCGCTTACTGGAAAAGCTGTAAAAAATAAAGGTTTCGCTCTGTTCCCAAAAAAAATAGGTGGAAGATATTGCATGATTGGTCGTCAGGACAATGAGAATATAACAATAATGTTTTCTGAGAATATAAATTTTTGGAATGAATACAGAATTATACTAAGACCCAAGTATAGCTGGGAAATTATACAGCTTGGAAACTGCGGCTCCCCCATAGAAACTGACGCCGGATGGCTTCTCTTTACACATGGTGTGGGGCCTATGCGCCACTACAGTATGGGAGCTGTTCTTCTTGATAAAGAAAAACCCTATAAAGTCATAGGCAGATTAAAAAGACCTTTTTTGGAAGCTCAAGCGGATGAAAGAAGCGGATATGTACCAAATGTGATATACAGCTGTGGAGCTTTGCAACACAAGGACAAGCTTCTTATACCATATGCAATGTCCGATTACATAACCAGCTTTGCAGAAGTAGAGACGGACGAACTTGTAAAGCAAATTTTAAAAGACGGTAACTGA
- a CDS encoding glycosyltransferase: MRIGFISTYPPIECGIATYTEQLVSNLYQKHMEVFVMSPFGAQGKRVFPVFTQGSDTFAPEVLRLSASMTPDIIHIQHEYGLYGQNKGVEIVDLILRYKIVGIPVVVTLHTVYDEVSYEESVVLRPILSESSAIIVHEDFQKEALLKNFPEIKGLEEKIWVIEHGIRECGPVINAKKILGLEGKKVLLLAGYFRPSKRFDKIIDIFPELCREIDNLVLVVAGKIRNPIFDNYRRELFDKIESSPVADRIVVFRGQFPQHTFDTILSASDVMAFPYDKGAQSGMLAQCFAMHKPVVTSSLPAFKRILDRSGGGLIAETDNDYVRHIIALLNDKVLYNEKVENIKEYIAECASWSIVANQHIDVYKSILASSLGRARYIYIPEDEDTNVKPLPAIVENENIR; the protein is encoded by the coding sequence ATGAGAATAGGATTTATCTCTACTTATCCACCAATAGAATGCGGAATAGCAACATACACAGAACAGCTTGTATCCAATCTGTATCAAAAACACATGGAAGTTTTTGTTATGAGTCCCTTTGGTGCACAGGGGAAACGCGTTTTCCCTGTTTTTACGCAGGGGAGCGATACATTTGCTCCTGAGGTTTTGAGGCTTAGTGCTTCCATGACACCGGATATAATTCATATCCAACATGAGTACGGTCTGTACGGACAGAATAAGGGGGTTGAGATTGTTGATCTCATTTTGAGGTATAAGATAGTAGGAATCCCCGTTGTTGTTACTCTTCATACTGTTTACGATGAAGTATCATACGAAGAGAGTGTTGTCCTCCGTCCTATTCTATCTGAGTCATCTGCTATAATTGTTCATGAAGATTTCCAGAAAGAGGCTTTGTTGAAAAATTTTCCGGAAATAAAAGGTTTAGAAGAAAAGATATGGGTTATAGAGCACGGTATACGAGAATGCGGTCCGGTTATTAATGCAAAAAAGATATTGGGACTTGAGGGAAAAAAGGTATTGCTTCTTGCTGGTTACTTTAGACCCAGCAAGAGGTTTGATAAAATAATAGATATTTTTCCAGAGCTTTGCAGAGAAATAGATAACCTTGTGCTTGTCGTCGCAGGTAAGATAAGAAATCCTATTTTTGATAACTATAGAAGAGAGCTTTTTGATAAAATAGAATCTTCTCCTGTAGCTGATAGGATTGTAGTTTTTAGGGGGCAGTTTCCTCAGCATACTTTTGATACTATTTTGTCTGCTTCTGATGTTATGGCCTTTCCTTATGATAAAGGAGCACAGAGTGGTATGCTCGCACAATGCTTTGCTATGCATAAGCCTGTAGTAACTTCTTCTTTGCCTGCTTTTAAGAGAATACTAGATAGAAGTGGCGGAGGTCTTATCGCAGAGACGGATAATGATTATGTAAGACATATCATAGCACTGCTTAATGACAAGGTTTTATATAATGAGAAGGTGGAAAATATAAAAGAGTACATAGCAGAGTGTGCTTCTTGGAGTATTGTTGCTAATCAGCATATAGATGTGTACAAAAGCATTCTTGCTTCTTCTCTCGGACGGGCTAGATATATATATATACCGGAAGATGAGGATACCAATGTAAAGCCTCTGCCTGCAATTGTGGAAAATGAGAATATTAGATAG
- a CDS encoding glycoside hydrolase family 130 protein: MERYGNNPIIKPSYVKPSNPDYEVVGAFNPGAVFTGEEYILLLRVAERVKQEPGYIKVPCVEFSGDGIGYPSVLAFKEDDPDVRKKDTRGVVYKGIDYLSSMSHIRIARSKDGKNFIVDDEPFIFPSTESERFGVEDARCVFLDGAYYINYTSVSPDGWCTSLARTSDFKSVERLGTIFHPQNKDVCIFPEKIGGLYHALHRPNNDGFGKPSIWYASSPDLLHWGQHLCIARPRDMREEALKIGGGAPCIKTDDGWLQIYHAKGEGQRYTLFAMLLDYEEPWRVIRRGIVPVMEPRESYEIDGFFGNVLFTNGIVAHPDGTLYIYYGAADEFSCLAFSSVFELLEHLNRYGE, encoded by the coding sequence ATGGAAAGATATGGAAATAATCCGATAATAAAGCCTTCTTATGTAAAACCAAGCAATCCTGACTATGAAGTTGTAGGGGCATTTAATCCTGGTGCTGTTTTTACAGGAGAAGAGTATATTCTTTTGTTGAGAGTTGCAGAAAGGGTAAAGCAGGAGCCAGGATATATAAAGGTTCCCTGTGTTGAGTTTTCCGGGGATGGTATAGGATACCCTTCTGTTCTTGCTTTTAAGGAAGATGATCCGGATGTAAGGAAGAAGGATACCAGAGGAGTTGTTTATAAAGGGATAGATTATCTTAGTAGCATGAGCCATATAAGGATTGCAAGGAGTAAGGATGGAAAAAACTTTATAGTGGATGATGAGCCTTTTATTTTCCCTTCTACAGAGAGTGAGCGTTTTGGCGTGGAGGATGCAAGATGTGTCTTCCTTGATGGAGCCTATTACATAAATTATACGTCTGTTTCGCCAGATGGTTGGTGTACTTCTCTTGCAAGAACCAGTGATTTTAAGTCTGTTGAAAGGTTGGGGACTATTTTTCATCCCCAGAATAAGGATGTGTGTATTTTCCCGGAGAAGATAGGAGGACTGTATCATGCTCTTCATAGACCTAATAATGATGGTTTTGGTAAGCCTTCTATATGGTATGCTTCTTCTCCAGATCTTTTACACTGGGGTCAGCACCTGTGTATTGCCAGACCAAGGGATATGAGGGAGGAGGCTCTTAAAATTGGCGGAGGTGCTCCATGTATAAAAACGGATGATGGTTGGCTTCAGATTTATCATGCTAAGGGTGAGGGACAGCGTTATACTCTTTTTGCTATGCTGCTTGATTATGAGGAGCCTTGGAGGGTAATTAGAAGGGGGATTGTGCCTGTTATGGAGCCTAGAGAGTCATATGAGATTGATGGGTTCTTTGGAAATGTCCTTTTTACCAATGGAATTGTGGCCCACCCCGATGGGACTCTCTATATTTATTATGGTGCTGCGGATGAGTTTTCTTGTCTTGCTTTTTCTTCTGTTTTTGAGTTACTAGAACATCTCAATAGATATGGTGAGTGA